One genomic window of Pseudomonas aeruginosa includes the following:
- a CDS encoding valine--tRNA ligase — protein MDKTYQPHAIETSWYETWESNDYFAPSGEGQPYTIMIPPPNVTGSLHMGHGFNNAIMDALIRYRRMQGRNTLWQPGTDHAGIATQMVVERQLGAQGVSRHDLGREKFLEKVWEWKEQSGGNITRQIRRLGSSVDWSRERFTMDDGLSEAVKEAFVRLHEDGLIYRGKRLVNWDTKLHTAISDLEVENHDEKGHLWHLRYPLVNGAKTSEGLDYLVVATTRPETLLGDAAVAVHPEDERYAKLIGQFAELPIVGRHIPIIADEYVDREFGTGCVKITPAHDFNDYEVGKRHDLPLINIFDKNAAVLAQAQVFHLDGSVNPNLDPSLPQSYAGMDRFAARKAIVAEFEAMGLLEKVDDHALKVPKGDRSGTVIEPWLTDQWYVSTKPLAEDAIAAVEDGRIQFVPKQYENMYFSWMRDIQDWCISRQLWWGHRIPAWYDEAGNVYVGRDEVEVRTKHKLGNEVELRQDEDVLDTWFSSGLWTFSTLGWPQQTEFLKTFHPTDVLVTGFDIIFFWVARMIMLTMHLVKNPDGTPQIPFKTVYVHGLVRDGQGQKMSKSKGNVLDPLDIVDGIDLDTLLQKRTSGMMQPKLAEKIAKQTRAEFPEGIASYGTDALRFTFCSLASTGRDIKFDMGRVEGFRNFCNKIWNAANFVIENTDGQDTGVNGEPVELSSVDRWIISQLQRTEQEVTRQLDAFRFDLAAQALYEFIWDEYCAWYLELVKPVLWDENAPIERQRGTRRTLIRVLETALRLAHPFMPFITEEIWQRIKGQAGKEGPTLMLQPWPVADEGRIDAAAEGDIEWVKALMLGVRQIRGEMNISMAKRIDIILRNASPSDHRRLADNEPLLMKLAKLESIRVLEAGEEAPMSATALVGDMEVLVPMAGLIDKSAELGRLDKEIQRLEGEVKRVGGKLSNEGFVAKAPADVIEKERAKLAEAEQALAKLAEQRQKIAAL, from the coding sequence ATGGACAAGACTTACCAGCCGCACGCCATCGAGACTTCCTGGTACGAGACCTGGGAGTCCAACGACTACTTCGCTCCGAGCGGCGAAGGCCAGCCCTACACCATCATGATCCCGCCGCCGAACGTGACCGGCAGCCTGCACATGGGCCATGGCTTCAACAACGCGATCATGGACGCGCTGATCCGCTACCGCCGCATGCAGGGCCGCAACACCCTGTGGCAGCCGGGCACCGATCACGCCGGCATCGCCACCCAGATGGTGGTCGAGCGCCAGCTCGGCGCCCAGGGCGTGAGCCGCCACGACCTCGGCCGGGAGAAGTTCCTGGAGAAGGTCTGGGAATGGAAGGAACAGTCCGGCGGCAACATCACCCGGCAGATTCGTCGCCTGGGCTCCTCGGTGGACTGGTCGCGCGAGCGCTTCACCATGGACGACGGCCTCTCCGAAGCGGTCAAGGAAGCCTTCGTGCGCCTGCATGAAGACGGCCTGATCTACCGCGGCAAACGCCTGGTGAACTGGGACACCAAGCTGCACACCGCGATATCCGACCTGGAAGTGGAAAACCACGACGAGAAGGGCCACCTCTGGCACCTGCGCTACCCGCTGGTGAACGGCGCGAAGACCAGCGAAGGCCTGGATTACCTGGTGGTCGCCACCACCCGTCCGGAAACCCTGCTGGGCGACGCCGCGGTCGCGGTGCACCCGGAAGACGAGCGCTACGCCAAGCTGATCGGCCAGTTCGCCGAACTGCCGATCGTCGGCCGGCACATCCCGATCATCGCCGACGAGTACGTCGACCGCGAATTCGGCACCGGCTGCGTGAAGATCACCCCGGCCCACGACTTCAACGACTACGAAGTGGGCAAGCGCCACGACCTGCCGCTGATCAACATCTTCGACAAGAACGCCGCGGTGCTGGCCCAGGCCCAGGTGTTCCACCTCGACGGCAGCGTCAACCCGAACCTCGACCCCAGCCTGCCGCAGAGCTACGCCGGCATGGACCGCTTCGCCGCGCGCAAGGCCATCGTCGCCGAGTTCGAGGCCATGGGCTTGCTCGAGAAGGTCGACGACCACGCGCTGAAAGTACCGAAGGGCGACCGCTCCGGCACCGTCATCGAGCCCTGGCTGACCGACCAGTGGTACGTCAGCACCAAGCCGCTGGCCGAAGACGCCATCGCCGCCGTGGAAGACGGCCGTATCCAGTTCGTGCCCAAGCAGTACGAGAACATGTACTTCTCCTGGATGCGCGACATCCAGGACTGGTGCATCAGCCGCCAGCTCTGGTGGGGCCACCGCATCCCGGCCTGGTACGACGAGGCCGGCAACGTCTACGTCGGCCGCGACGAGGTCGAGGTGCGCACCAAGCACAAGCTCGGCAACGAGGTCGAGTTGCGCCAGGACGAAGACGTTCTCGACACCTGGTTCAGCTCCGGCCTGTGGACCTTCTCCACCCTCGGCTGGCCGCAGCAGACCGAGTTCCTCAAGACCTTCCACCCCACCGACGTACTGGTCACCGGCTTCGACATCATCTTCTTCTGGGTCGCGCGGATGATCATGCTCACCATGCACCTGGTGAAGAACCCCGACGGCACCCCGCAGATCCCGTTCAAGACCGTCTATGTCCACGGCCTGGTGCGCGACGGCCAGGGCCAGAAGATGTCCAAGTCCAAGGGCAACGTGCTCGACCCGCTGGACATCGTCGACGGCATCGACCTCGATACCCTGCTGCAAAAGCGCACCAGCGGCATGATGCAGCCGAAGCTGGCGGAGAAGATCGCCAAGCAGACCCGCGCCGAATTCCCCGAAGGCATCGCCAGCTACGGCACCGACGCCCTGCGCTTCACCTTCTGCTCGCTGGCCTCCACCGGCCGCGACATCAAGTTCGACATGGGCCGCGTCGAAGGCTTCCGCAACTTCTGCAACAAGATCTGGAACGCCGCCAACTTCGTCATCGAGAACACCGATGGCCAGGACACCGGGGTCAACGGCGAGCCAGTCGAGCTGTCCTCGGTCGACCGCTGGATCATCTCCCAGTTGCAGCGCACCGAGCAGGAAGTCACCCGCCAGCTCGACGCCTTCCGCTTCGACCTGGCCGCCCAGGCCCTCTATGAGTTCATCTGGGACGAGTACTGCGCCTGGTACCTGGAGCTGGTCAAGCCGGTGCTGTGGGACGAGAACGCCCCCATCGAGCGCCAGCGCGGCACTCGTCGCACCCTGATCCGCGTGCTGGAGACGGCCCTGCGCCTGGCGCACCCGTTCATGCCGTTCATCACCGAGGAAATCTGGCAGCGCATCAAGGGCCAGGCCGGCAAGGAAGGTCCGACCCTGATGCTGCAACCCTGGCCGGTGGCCGACGAAGGCAGGATCGACGCCGCCGCCGAAGGCGACATCGAGTGGGTCAAGGCGCTGATGCTCGGCGTGCGGCAGATCCGCGGCGAGATGAACATCTCCATGGCCAAGCGCATCGACATCATCCTCAGGAACGCCTCGCCCAGCGACCACCGCCGCCTGGCCGACAACGAGCCGCTGCTGATGAAACTGGCCAAGCTGGAAAGCATCCGCGTGCTGGAAGCCGGCGAGGAAGCGCCGATGTCCGCCACCGCCCTGGTCGGCGACATGGA
- the holC gene encoding DNA polymerase III subunit chi yields MTRVDFYVIPSADPSARLQVACRLAEKAWRQGMQVYLHCADEAQRSELDGRLWSFRGEAFIPHSLAEEDAEAPVALGLGEPPGNHRDLLINLTLEAPGFVPNFSRVAELVVEEPAIRQAARDKFRFYREQGYPLQDHRLPRI; encoded by the coding sequence GTGACCCGGGTCGATTTCTACGTGATCCCCAGCGCCGATCCGTCGGCGCGCCTGCAGGTCGCCTGCCGCCTGGCCGAGAAGGCCTGGCGGCAGGGCATGCAGGTCTACCTGCATTGCGCCGACGAGGCGCAGCGCAGCGAGTTGGACGGCCGCCTGTGGAGCTTCCGCGGCGAGGCCTTCATTCCTCACAGCCTGGCCGAGGAAGACGCCGAGGCGCCCGTCGCCCTGGGCCTGGGCGAGCCCCCGGGGAACCATCGCGACCTGCTGATCAACCTGACCCTCGAGGCCCCCGGCTTCGTCCCGAACTTTTCGCGGGTGGCCGAACTGGTGGTCGAGGAGCCGGCGATCCGCCAGGCGGCACGGGATAAATTCCGCTTCTACCGGGAGCAGGGCTATCCTCTACAGGACCATCGCCTGCCGCGTATCTGA